In the Lebetimonas natsushimae genome, one interval contains:
- a CDS encoding patatin-like phospholipase family protein, which translates to MKISLVLSGGGARGYTHIGVIKELKKEGFKIISIAGTSMGALIGALEACGKLEIYENWVTNLDVMDMLQFLNNPFSKNGWLNSDKIFNKIKELVGDYKIEDLPIKFTAVATDLNKKKEVWFQKGPLWDAVKASASIPGIFSPVKLNNMLLVDGGVLNLMPVAPVMSDMSDLIIAVNLYGSDKDIKIKLSKEVKKKQNLMENIWSKIFKEKQDPVNQSIDLMMDTIFRYRRAEYTPDIEIEIPETIAKWYEFHRAIELIKIGEEFAKEAIKNAKNKGIITLKN; encoded by the coding sequence ATGAAAATATCTTTGGTTTTAAGCGGCGGGGGTGCCAGGGGTTATACACATATAGGTGTTATCAAGGAATTAAAAAAAGAGGGGTTTAAAATAATTTCAATAGCAGGTACTTCTATGGGTGCTTTAATAGGAGCACTTGAAGCGTGCGGTAAGCTCGAAATATATGAAAACTGGGTTACAAATCTTGATGTAATGGATATGCTGCAATTTTTAAATAATCCTTTTTCTAAAAACGGGTGGCTTAACAGTGATAAAATATTTAATAAAATAAAAGAATTGGTAGGAGATTATAAAATAGAAGATTTACCTATTAAATTTACAGCGGTTGCAACTGATCTAAATAAGAAAAAAGAAGTTTGGTTTCAAAAAGGCCCTTTGTGGGATGCTGTAAAAGCTTCCGCTTCAATTCCTGGTATTTTTTCTCCCGTAAAATTGAATAATATGTTATTGGTTGACGGAGGAGTGCTTAATCTAATGCCGGTGGCACCTGTTATGAGTGACATGAGTGATTTAATTATAGCAGTTAATTTATATGGTAGTGATAAAGATATAAAAATAAAACTTTCTAAAGAAGTTAAAAAAAAGCAGAATTTAATGGAAAATATATGGAGTAAAATTTTTAAAGAAAAACAAGACCCGGTCAATCAGTCAATTGATTTGATGATGGATACTATTTTTAGATACAGAAGAGCGGAATATACTCCTGATATAGAAATAGAAATACCGGAAACTATTGCTAAATGGTATGAATTCCACAGAGCTATAGAACTGATTAAAATAGGAGAGGAATTTGCTAAAGAAGCTATAAAAAATGCTAAAAACAAAGGAATAATAACATTGAAAAATTGA
- a CDS encoding RidA family protein, which yields MEKIHTSNAPEAIGPYSQAIKVGNMVFTSGQIALTPNGEFLDSDIKTQTKQVCENLKAVLEASGAKIENVVKTTIFLSDINDFAAVNEVYGEYFSHKPARSTVAVKELPKAAKVEIECVAIIE from the coding sequence GTGGAAAAAATTCATACATCAAACGCTCCGGAAGCAATAGGACCTTATTCTCAGGCTATTAAAGTCGGAAACATGGTATTTACTTCAGGTCAGATTGCATTAACTCCAAATGGAGAATTTTTAGATAGTGATATTAAAACCCAGACAAAACAGGTTTGTGAGAATTTAAAAGCGGTTCTTGAAGCATCTGGGGCTAAAATAGAAAATGTGGTAAAAACAACCATATTTTTAAGTGACATTAATGATTTTGCTGCAGTAAACGAAGTGTACGGTGAATATTTTTCACATAAGCCGGCAAGAAGCACAGTTGCAGTAAAAGAATTGCCAAAAGCTGCCAAAGTAGAAATAGAATGTGTTGCAATTATAGAATAA
- the rplU gene encoding 50S ribosomal protein L21 yields the protein MYAVIKHGGKQYKVKVGDVLELDRIEAEPKTDIEINEVLLVKADDTKIGTPLVEGAKVVAEVINHARGKKVIIFKKRRRKDSKKKRGFRRDFTRVKIKEIVA from the coding sequence ATGTACGCGGTTATTAAACACGGCGGTAAGCAATATAAAGTAAAAGTAGGTGACGTACTTGAACTTGATAGAATTGAAGCAGAGCCTAAAACTGATATTGAGATTAATGAAGTTTTATTAGTAAAAGCTGATGATACAAAAATTGGTACTCCATTAGTTGAGGGTGCTAAAGTTGTTGCAGAAGTTATTAATCATGCAAGAGGAAAAAAAGTAATAATTTTCAAAAAAAGAAGAAGAAAAGATTCTAAGAAAAAAAGAGGTTTTAGAAGAGATTTTACAAGAGTTAAAATTAAAGAAATCGTAGCTTAA
- the rpmA gene encoding 50S ribosomal protein L27, whose product MAHKKGQGSTQNNRDSAGRRLGVKKFGGEFVRAGNIIIRQRGTKVHPGNNVGMGKDHTIFALIDGYVKFEIKDKNRKKVSVYPAK is encoded by the coding sequence ATGGCACACAAGAAAGGTCAAGGGTCTACTCAGAATAACAGAGATTCTGCTGGTAGAAGATTAGGCGTTAAAAAATTTGGTGGAGAATTCGTAAGAGCTGGTAATATTATTATCAGACAAAGAGGAACAAAAGTTCATCCTGGTAATAATGTTGGTATGGGAAAAGACCATACTATTTTTGCTTTAATTGACGGTTATGTAAAATTTGAAATTAAAGACAAAAACAGAAAAAAAGTTTCAGTTTATCCTGCAAAATAA
- the obgE gene encoding GTPase ObgE, whose translation MFVDNVKLTVKSGKGGAGCVSFRREKFIPKGGPDGGDGGKGGDVIVVCDKNTHTLSHFKGKRVLKAKNGRPGEGRKKHGADGEDLIIKVPPGTVIKDANTGEILLDMKEDGERKVLLEGGRGGLGNWHFRGPRQQLPRYAQPGEEGKELEIVMELKLIADVGLVGFPNAGKSTLISTLSNARPEIANYEFTTITPKLGVVKVDEFRSFVMADIPGIIEGAHEGKGLGLKFLRHIERTKVILYMIDMASHRDPYYQFETLKKELKNYSVKLANRKYAIALTKADAVEKEKIEEFFKKMGIKPTEPKYKASLDYPCYFGKDTFILPISAVSNINIEPLKYALMNLVESVKDENSI comes from the coding sequence TTGTTTGTTGATAATGTAAAATTAACCGTAAAATCTGGAAAAGGCGGTGCCGGGTGTGTAAGTTTCAGACGTGAAAAATTTATACCAAAAGGCGGACCTGACGGAGGAGACGGCGGAAAAGGCGGAGATGTAATAGTAGTATGTGATAAAAATACACATACTCTCTCGCATTTTAAAGGTAAGCGTGTTTTAAAGGCAAAAAACGGAAGACCAGGTGAAGGCAGAAAAAAACATGGGGCTGACGGAGAGGATTTAATTATTAAAGTACCGCCAGGTACTGTAATAAAAGATGCAAATACAGGCGAAATTTTGCTTGATATGAAAGAAGACGGGGAAAGAAAAGTTTTGCTTGAAGGCGGAAGAGGAGGACTTGGAAACTGGCATTTTAGAGGCCCAAGACAGCAGCTTCCAAGATACGCACAGCCGGGTGAGGAAGGAAAAGAGCTTGAAATTGTAATGGAACTTAAATTAATTGCGGATGTCGGGCTTGTAGGTTTTCCAAATGCCGGAAAATCCACTTTAATTTCAACCCTATCAAACGCAAGACCCGAAATTGCAAACTATGAATTTACAACTATTACCCCAAAACTCGGGGTTGTAAAGGTAGATGAATTTAGAAGTTTTGTAATGGCGGATATTCCCGGTATTATTGAAGGGGCTCACGAAGGAAAAGGGTTAGGGTTAAAGTTTTTAAGACATATAGAAAGAACAAAAGTAATCCTTTATATGATAGATATGGCATCACACAGAGACCCTTATTATCAGTTTGAAACGTTAAAAAAAGAGCTTAAAAACTACTCCGTTAAACTTGCCAATAGAAAATATGCAATAGCCCTTACAAAGGCCGATGCGGTGGAAAAAGAAAAAATAGAAGAATTTTTTAAAAAAATGGGAATCAAACCTACAGAGCCTAAATATAAGGCAAGCCTTGATTATCCGTGTTATTTTGGAAAAGATACATTTATTTTACCTATAAGTGCAGTAAGTAATATAAATATTGAACCGCTTAAATATGCTTTGATGAATTTGGTAGAAAGTGTAAAAGATGAGAATAGTATTTAA
- the proB gene encoding glutamate 5-kinase, translating to MRIVFKVGTATLYENGRLSDRIDKIVELLSELNKNHEIILVSSGAVGAGYTKCPLDKTKLENKQALAAIGQPLLMREYKERFHKYDITVAQVLVTAADFDSRKRSENAKKMINVLLENNVIPIINENDSVSVEEIIFGDNDQLSAYVTYYFDAGLLIMLSDIDAFYDDNPKKNKNAKPIKKVTKIKDEWLNAECDPNDKFATGGIVTKLKAAKFLMDKNIPMYLTNGNDLNSVREFLKGNHTKGTLFFNGELKMDNGELKEKNESGCNQ from the coding sequence ATGAGAATAGTATTTAAAGTCGGAACCGCCACCTTATATGAAAACGGCAGGTTATCCGATAGAATAGATAAAATTGTTGAATTGTTATCCGAACTTAATAAAAATCATGAAATTATTTTAGTCTCTTCCGGGGCAGTGGGAGCCGGATATACCAAATGCCCTTTGGATAAAACAAAACTTGAAAACAAACAGGCCCTAGCGGCAATAGGGCAGCCCCTTTTAATGAGAGAGTATAAAGAGAGGTTTCACAAATATGATATTACAGTGGCTCAGGTTTTAGTCACCGCTGCAGATTTTGATAGCAGAAAAAGAAGTGAAAATGCTAAAAAAATGATAAATGTTTTACTTGAAAATAATGTAATTCCCATTATTAATGAAAATGACTCGGTTTCAGTTGAAGAGATAATTTTTGGGGATAACGACCAGCTTAGTGCCTATGTGACATATTATTTTGATGCCGGTTTGCTTATAATGCTTAGTGACATAGACGCTTTTTATGATGACAATCCTAAAAAAAATAAAAATGCAAAACCTATAAAAAAGGTAACCAAAATTAAAGATGAATGGTTGAATGCCGAATGCGACCCAAATGATAAATTTGCAACAGGCGGAATTGTTACAAAACTCAAAGCCGCTAAATTTTTAATGGATAAGAATATTCCAATGTATTTAACTAACGGAAACGATTTAAACAGTGTAAGGGAATTTTTAAAAGGTAATCATACAAAAGGGACACTTTTTTTTAATGGAGAATTAAAAATGGATAATGGAGAATTAAAGGAAAAAAATGAAAGTGGTTGCAACCAATAG
- the smpB gene encoding SsrA-binding protein SmpB yields MKVVATNRKAYHDYDIFDKYEAGIELKGSEVKALREGRVNLKDSFVKIKDGEAWWVQGHISNLDTTYKSFRHDEKRPRKLLLHKSEIAKLAGYTSEKGYTLVPLRIYFNNRNRAKLEIAVAKGRKLHDKRRVMKEKELAKEARAAMKRYGF; encoded by the coding sequence ATGAAAGTGGTTGCAACCAATAGAAAAGCTTATCATGATTATGATATTTTTGATAAATATGAAGCCGGTATTGAGCTAAAAGGCAGTGAAGTTAAAGCCCTCAGAGAAGGAAGAGTAAATTTAAAAGACTCGTTTGTAAAAATAAAAGACGGTGAAGCGTGGTGGGTCCAGGGGCATATAAGTAATCTTGATACCACTTATAAATCATTCAGGCATGATGAAAAGCGTCCTAGAAAACTTCTTCTTCATAAAAGCGAAATAGCAAAACTTGCCGGATATACAAGCGAAAAAGGATATACATTAGTTCCTCTTCGAATTTATTTTAACAACAGAAACAGGGCAAAACTTGAAATAGCGGTTGCCAAAGGTAGAAAACTGCATGATAAAAGAAGGGTAATGAAAGAAAAAGAACTTGCTAAAGAAGCAAGAGCTGCTATGAAAAGATACGGATTTTAA
- the acs gene encoding acetate--CoA ligase: protein MTGEVYYPHKELFKNPVFKNMCEYKEMVEEFEKDYEGTWAKLAREKITWFEDFKQTLDESNAPFYKWFVGGKLNVTYQCIDRHLESKKNKAAIIWEGDNGENKTITYLELYREVNKFANLLKSLGVKKGDRVVIYMPMIPEAAFAMLACARIGAIHSVVFGGFSAEALKDRIIDAKAKVVITADGAFRKGAPYMLKPTVDKALEEIDFVEKVIVVERNNQDIEWTHRDVSYNELIQNQPDECTPEIMDSEDPLFLLYTSGSTGKPKGVQHSQAGYILWAQLTMEWVFDIKDNDTFWCTADIGWITGHTYIVYGPLAAGATTVMFEGVPTYPDAGRAWKMIENYKINQFYTAPTAIRLLHKIGADEPKKYDLSSLRILGTVGEPIDPAAWKWYYDVVGNGRCSIVDTWWQTETGGHMISPLPAATPFKPGSATFPLPGIFAEVIDENGNKMPAQEKGLLCITKPWPSMIRTIWGDPERFVKSYFSTAKKNGKPVYFSGDGAIYDEDGYIWITGRVDDVINVSGHRLGTAEIEDAIKYHPEVAEVAVVGKPDEIKGESVFAYIVLKNPENIAQELEFIKEVNEIIKKEIGAIAKVDNFAFVPGLPKTRSGKVMRRILRAIAKGEEITQDTSTLENPQVVEEIIAIVNSCGL from the coding sequence ATGACTGGCGAAGTTTATTATCCACATAAAGAGTTATTTAAAAACCCGGTATTCAAAAATATGTGCGAATACAAGGAAATGGTGGAAGAATTCGAAAAAGATTATGAGGGAACCTGGGCAAAGCTTGCAAGGGAAAAAATTACATGGTTTGAAGATTTTAAACAGACACTTGATGAGAGCAATGCTCCTTTTTACAAATGGTTTGTCGGCGGAAAATTAAATGTAACATATCAATGTATTGACAGACATCTTGAAAGCAAAAAAAATAAAGCTGCAATTATCTGGGAAGGGGATAACGGGGAAAACAAAACTATTACATATCTTGAACTTTACAGAGAAGTAAATAAATTTGCAAATTTATTAAAAAGTCTTGGAGTCAAAAAGGGAGACAGGGTTGTTATTTATATGCCAATGATTCCGGAAGCTGCTTTTGCAATGCTTGCCTGTGCTAGAATTGGTGCAATTCACAGCGTTGTATTTGGTGGTTTCTCAGCAGAAGCTTTGAAAGATAGAATAATTGATGCAAAAGCAAAAGTGGTTATTACTGCTGATGGTGCTTTTAGAAAAGGTGCACCTTATATGCTAAAACCAACAGTTGACAAAGCACTTGAAGAAATTGATTTTGTAGAAAAAGTAATCGTGGTTGAGAGAAACAACCAAGATATTGAATGGACACATAGAGATGTAAGCTACAATGAATTAATTCAAAACCAACCTGATGAATGCACTCCTGAAATAATGGACAGTGAAGACCCTCTATTCTTACTTTACACATCAGGTTCAACAGGAAAACCAAAAGGGGTTCAACACTCACAGGCAGGATATATTCTATGGGCCCAGCTTACAATGGAATGGGTATTTGATATAAAAGATAACGATACTTTCTGGTGTACAGCGGATATCGGTTGGATAACAGGACATACTTACATAGTTTACGGACCACTTGCAGCGGGTGCCACAACCGTTATGTTTGAAGGTGTTCCTACTTATCCTGATGCGGGAAGAGCTTGGAAAATGATTGAAAATTATAAAATCAACCAATTCTATACTGCTCCGACTGCAATTAGATTACTTCATAAAATTGGAGCTGATGAGCCTAAAAAATATGATTTAAGTTCACTTAGAATTCTTGGTACTGTTGGTGAACCTATCGACCCAGCAGCTTGGAAATGGTATTATGATGTAGTAGGAAATGGTAGATGTTCAATCGTAGATACATGGTGGCAAACAGAAACAGGCGGACATATGATAAGCCCGCTCCCAGCAGCAACTCCATTCAAACCGGGCAGTGCGACATTTCCACTTCCAGGAATTTTTGCAGAAGTTATTGATGAAAACGGCAACAAAATGCCCGCACAGGAAAAAGGTCTTCTTTGCATTACAAAACCATGGCCAAGTATGATTAGAACTATTTGGGGTGATCCAGAGAGGTTTGTAAAGAGTTATTTCTCTACAGCCAAAAAGAACGGAAAACCTGTATATTTCTCAGGTGACGGTGCAATTTATGATGAAGACGGATATATCTGGATTACAGGTAGGGTTGATGATGTTATTAATGTTTCAGGTCACAGACTCGGAACTGCCGAAATTGAAGATGCTATCAAATACCATCCGGAAGTTGCGGAAGTTGCAGTTGTTGGAAAACCGGATGAAATTAAAGGTGAAAGTGTATTTGCATATATTGTTCTTAAAAATCCGGAAAATATCGCCCAAGAGCTTGAATTTATAAAAGAAGTGAATGAAATAATTAAAAAGGAAATCGGGGCAATCGCCAAAGTTGACAACTTTGCATTTGTACCGGGACTTCCAAAAACAAGAAGTGGTAAAGTTATGAGAAGAATTCTAAGAGCAATTGCAAAAGGTGAAGAAATTACTCAGGATACTTCAACTCTCGAAAATCCTCAGGTTGTAGAAGAAATTATCGCAATAGTTAATAGTTGCGGACTTTAA
- the bcp gene encoding thioredoxin-dependent thiol peroxidase yields the protein MKNFCLPNQDGVEICLKDLKGKWVILYFYPKDNTPGCTTEAKEFSELLDEFEKLNAVVIGVSPDSPKRHCNFIEKHELKITLLSDEEKKVLKEFGAWGKKKMYGKEYEGVIRSTFIINPEGKIVKEYKKVKAKGHAAKVLEDLKEIIKNQNS from the coding sequence ATGAAAAATTTTTGCCTGCCGAATCAGGATGGAGTTGAAATCTGTTTAAAAGACTTAAAAGGTAAATGGGTAATTCTTTATTTTTATCCAAAAGACAATACTCCCGGATGCACAACCGAAGCAAAAGAATTTAGTGAACTCCTTGACGAATTTGAAAAATTAAATGCCGTAGTTATAGGTGTTAGTCCAGATTCTCCCAAAAGACACTGTAATTTTATAGAAAAACATGAATTAAAAATTACTCTTTTAAGTGATGAAGAAAAAAAAGTTTTAAAAGAATTCGGAGCATGGGGTAAAAAGAAAATGTACGGAAAAGAGTATGAAGGGGTTATCCGTTCCACTTTTATAATAAATCCTGAGGGAAAAATTGTAAAAGAATATAAAAAAGTTAAAGCCAAGGGACATGCAGCTAAAGTGTTGGAAGATTTAAAAGAAATAATTAAAAATCAAAATTCTTAA